One segment of Solanum lycopersicum chromosome 1, SLM_r2.1 DNA contains the following:
- the LOC101252442 gene encoding protein HIGH CHLOROPHYLL FLUORESCENCE PHENOTYPE 244, chloroplastic — translation MASTLYGHLATPTLPSRKLSSLSCPTMFHSALSFSIATTKAKHGSAPKVVCNAQSAPAALNLAPGTPVRPTSILVVGATGTLGRQVVRRALDEGYDVRCLVRPRPAPADFLRDWGATVVNADLSKPETIPATLVGVHTVIDCATGRPEEPIKTVDWEGKVALIQCAKAMGIQKFIFFSIHNCDKHPEVPLMEIKHCTEKFLRDSGLNHVVIRLCGFMQGLIGQYAVPILEEKSVWGTDAPTRIAYMDTQDIARLTFIALRNENINGKLLTFAGPRAWTTQEVITLCERLAGQDANVTTVPVSVLRFTRQLTRLFEWTNDVADRLAFSEVLTSDTVFSVPMAETYNLLGVDAKDVSSLEKYLQDYFTNILKKLKDLKAQSKQTDIFF, via the exons ATGGCTTCCACCCTCTACGGCCACCTTGCTACCCCTACTCTTCCCTCTCGCAAGCTATCTTCCTTGTCATGCCCAACCATGTTCCATTCGGCACTTTCCTTTTCCATCGCCACTACTAAAG CCAAACATGGTTCCGCACCTAAGGTGGTGTGCAATGCTCAGAGTGCTCCGGCGGCACTCAATTTAGCTCCGGGAACACCTGTGAGGCCGACTAGTATACTAGTTGTGGGGGCCACCGGCACATTGGGGAGGCAGGTAGTGAGGAGAGCATTGGACGAGGGCTACGACGTCAGATGTCTTGTAAGGCCTAGGCCTGCTCCTGCCGATTTTCTTCGTGATTGGGGCGCTACGGTTGTCAAT GCAGATTTAAGCAAACCTGAAACAATTCCAGCAACATTGGTTGGAGTCCATACAGTTATTGATTGTGCTACTGGACGCCCTGAGGAGCCTATAAAAACT GTAGATTGGGAAGGAAAAGTGGCTCTTATACAATGTGCAAAAGCCATGGGcattcaaaaatttatatttttctctattcACAACTGCGACAAGCATCCTGAAGTTCCTCTGATGGAGATCAAACACTGTACAGAGAAGTTTCTCCGCGATTCAGGCCTGAACCACGTTGTAATTCGGTTATGTGGCTTCATGCAG GGCCTTATTGGTCAATATGCAGTGCCTATATTAGAAGAGAAATCTGTATGGGGAACCGATGCTCCCACTCGAATAGCATACATGGACACCCAA GATATTGCTCGGTTGACATTCATAGCTTTACGCAATGAGAATATTAATGGGAAGCTTCTCACTTTTGCTGGGCCTCGGGCATGGACAACCCAAGAG GTGATAACATTGTGCGAGAGACTTGCTGGTCAAGATGCCAATGTGACTACAGTGCCTGTCTCAGTTTTGCGATTTACACGTCAGCTGACTCGGTTGTTTGAGTGGACGAATGATGTTGCTGATAGATTGGCATTTTCAGAG GTTTTGACAAGCGATACTGTGTTCTCAGTTCCTATGGCAGAGACATATAACCTTCTGGGTGTGGATGCAAAAGACGTCAGTTCACTGGAGAAATATCTGCaggattatttcaccaatatactGAAGAAGTTGAAAGACCTTAAGGCTCAATCGAAGCAAActgatattttcttttga
- the LOC101253235 gene encoding O-fucosyltransferase 6 isoform X3 → MKKRKHETLFLVILHTLLFRRRKQRIHRFLTLASALFAAILCLTLFFSPPIHQHHLINPISFINGTGFHMSLQQDHIFRVPMGGGSLSGDVWISKQSKFYHGCSDSSNSFPTAEVNTHPNRYLMIATSGGLNQQRTGIVDAVVAAHILNAILVVPKLDQKSYWKDSSNFSEIFDVDWFISRISKDVKIIRDLPRIGDKIITPYTTRVPRKCNAKCYQTRILPILKKKHAVQLTKFDYRLSNRLTTDMQKLRCRVNYHALKFTDPITEMSRKLVERIRMKSRHFVALHLRFEPDMLAFSGCYYGGGDKERKELGKIRKRWKTLHARNPDKEQRNGKCPLTPEEIGLMLRALGFGNDVHIYVASGEIYGGEETLAPLKALFPNFYSKDTIASKEELAPFSSFSSRMAALDFMVCDESDVFVSNNNGNMARMLAGRRRYFDHKPTIRPNAKKLNNLLLHRNNMTWEEFASQIRTSQIGFMGEPMEVKPGRGEFHENPTACICADSEMDSGAATISDESKIEDACLGLKRSCRWGAGPHFEY, encoded by the exons atgAAGAAGAGAAAACATGAGACGTTGTTTCTTGTCATTCTCCATACTCTGCTTttcagaagaagaaaacaacGCATTCATCGCTTCCTTACTCTTGCCTCTGCTTTATTTGCTGCTATTCTCTGCTTAACTCTCTTTTTCTCTCCTCCCATCCACCAACATCACCTTATCAATCCCATCTCG tTCATTAACGGCACGGGGTTTCACATGAGCCTGCAACAAGACCATATCTTTCGTGTTCCG ATGGGTGGAGGAAGTTTAAGCGGAGACGTATGGATTTCCAAGCAATCCAAATTCTATCATGGCTGCAGTGATTCCAGCAATAGTTTTCCAA CGGCAGAGGTGAATACTCATCCCAATAGGTACTTGATGATTGCAACTAGTGGAGGCTTGAATCAACAGAGAACAGGg ATTGTAGATGCAGTTGTTGCAGCTCATATTTTGAATGCCATCCTAGTAGTTCCAAAACTCGACCAGAAATCCTATTGGAAAGATTCAAG TAACTTCTCTGAGATTTTTGATGTCGATTGGTTTATCTCACGAATCTCGAAAGATGTCAAAATTATTAGGGATCTTCCAAGAATCGGAGATAAAATCATAACTCCATATACAACACGTGTTCCAAGGAAGTGCAATGCCAAGTGTTATCAAACTCGCATCCTGcctattttgaagaaaaagcaC GCCGTTCAGCTAACAAAATTTGACTATAGGCTTTCCAATCGATTGACTACAGATATGCAGAAACTGAGATGCAGAGTCAATTATCATGCATTGAAGTTTACTGATCCCATAACTGAAATGAGCAGAAAATTGGTTGAAAGGATAAGAATGAAAAGCAGGCACTTTGTTGCCTTGCACTTGAG GTTTGAACCAGATATGCTTGCATTCTCTGGATGCTATTACGGTGGAGGAGACAAGGAAAGGAAAGAACTAGGTAAAATACGAAAGAGGTGGAAGACATTACAT GCAAGGAACCCCGATAAGGAACAAAGGAATGGAAAATGCCCTCTCACTCCAGAGGAAATTGGCCTTATGCTTAGAGCACTTGGTTTCGGTAATGATGTTCATATTTATGTGGCATCCGGAGAAATTTATGGTGGAGAGGAGACATTGGCTCCTCTCAAGGCTTTATTTCCAAATTTTTATTCCAAAGATACAATTGCCAGCAAGGAGGAATTGGCACCgttctcttccttctcttctCGGATGGCTGCGTTAGATTTCATGGTTTGTGATGAGAGCGATGTTTTTGTATCCAATAACAATGGTAATATGGCAAGAATGCTCGCAGGAAGAAG GAGATATTTTGATCACAAACCAACTATCCGCCCAAATGCGAAGAAGCTTAATAATTTGCTCCTTCATCGAAATAACATGACATGGGAGGAGTTTGCTTCACAAATTCGAACGTCTCAAATAGGTTTCATGGGCGAGCCAATGGAGGTAAAGCCAGGCAGGGGAGAGTTTCATGAAAACCCAACAGCATGCATTTGTGCAGATTCTGAAATGGATAGCGGTGCTGCTACTATTTCAG ATGAGTCAAAAATAGAAGATGCTTGTCTTGGATTAAAGAGAAGTTGCAGATGGGGGGCAGGTCCTCATTTTGAGTACTAG
- the LOC101253235 gene encoding O-fucosyltransferase 6 isoform X4 has protein sequence MKKRKHETLFLVILHTLLFRRRKQRIHRFLTLASALFAAILCLTLFFSPPIHQHHLINPISFINGTGFHMSLQQDHIFRVPMGGGSLSGDVWISKQSKFYHGCSDSSNSFPKVNTHPNRYLMIATSGGLNQQRTGIVDAVVAAHILNAILVVPKLDQKSYWKDSSNFSEIFDVDWFISRISKDVKIIRDLPRIGDKIITPYTTRVPRKCNAKCYQTRILPILKKKHAVQLTKFDYRLSNRLTTDMQKLRCRVNYHALKFTDPITEMSRKLVERIRMKSRHFVALHLRFEPDMLAFSGCYYGGGDKERKELGKIRKRWKTLHARNPDKEQRNGKCPLTPEEIGLMLRALGFGNDVHIYVASGEIYGGEETLAPLKALFPNFYSKDTIASKEELAPFSSFSSRMAALDFMVCDESDVFVSNNNGNMARMLAGRRRYFDHKPTIRPNAKKLNNLLLHRNNMTWEEFASQIRTSQIGFMGEPMEVKPGRGEFHENPTACICADSEMDSGAATISDESKIEDACLGLKRSCRWGAGPHFEY, from the exons atgAAGAAGAGAAAACATGAGACGTTGTTTCTTGTCATTCTCCATACTCTGCTTttcagaagaagaaaacaacGCATTCATCGCTTCCTTACTCTTGCCTCTGCTTTATTTGCTGCTATTCTCTGCTTAACTCTCTTTTTCTCTCCTCCCATCCACCAACATCACCTTATCAATCCCATCTCG tTCATTAACGGCACGGGGTTTCACATGAGCCTGCAACAAGACCATATCTTTCGTGTTCCG ATGGGTGGAGGAAGTTTAAGCGGAGACGTATGGATTTCCAAGCAATCCAAATTCTATCATGGCTGCAGTGATTCCAGCAATAGTTTTCCAA AGGTGAATACTCATCCCAATAGGTACTTGATGATTGCAACTAGTGGAGGCTTGAATCAACAGAGAACAGGg ATTGTAGATGCAGTTGTTGCAGCTCATATTTTGAATGCCATCCTAGTAGTTCCAAAACTCGACCAGAAATCCTATTGGAAAGATTCAAG TAACTTCTCTGAGATTTTTGATGTCGATTGGTTTATCTCACGAATCTCGAAAGATGTCAAAATTATTAGGGATCTTCCAAGAATCGGAGATAAAATCATAACTCCATATACAACACGTGTTCCAAGGAAGTGCAATGCCAAGTGTTATCAAACTCGCATCCTGcctattttgaagaaaaagcaC GCCGTTCAGCTAACAAAATTTGACTATAGGCTTTCCAATCGATTGACTACAGATATGCAGAAACTGAGATGCAGAGTCAATTATCATGCATTGAAGTTTACTGATCCCATAACTGAAATGAGCAGAAAATTGGTTGAAAGGATAAGAATGAAAAGCAGGCACTTTGTTGCCTTGCACTTGAG GTTTGAACCAGATATGCTTGCATTCTCTGGATGCTATTACGGTGGAGGAGACAAGGAAAGGAAAGAACTAGGTAAAATACGAAAGAGGTGGAAGACATTACAT GCAAGGAACCCCGATAAGGAACAAAGGAATGGAAAATGCCCTCTCACTCCAGAGGAAATTGGCCTTATGCTTAGAGCACTTGGTTTCGGTAATGATGTTCATATTTATGTGGCATCCGGAGAAATTTATGGTGGAGAGGAGACATTGGCTCCTCTCAAGGCTTTATTTCCAAATTTTTATTCCAAAGATACAATTGCCAGCAAGGAGGAATTGGCACCgttctcttccttctcttctCGGATGGCTGCGTTAGATTTCATGGTTTGTGATGAGAGCGATGTTTTTGTATCCAATAACAATGGTAATATGGCAAGAATGCTCGCAGGAAGAAG GAGATATTTTGATCACAAACCAACTATCCGCCCAAATGCGAAGAAGCTTAATAATTTGCTCCTTCATCGAAATAACATGACATGGGAGGAGTTTGCTTCACAAATTCGAACGTCTCAAATAGGTTTCATGGGCGAGCCAATGGAGGTAAAGCCAGGCAGGGGAGAGTTTCATGAAAACCCAACAGCATGCATTTGTGCAGATTCTGAAATGGATAGCGGTGCTGCTACTATTTCAG ATGAGTCAAAAATAGAAGATGCTTGTCTTGGATTAAAGAGAAGTTGCAGATGGGGGGCAGGTCCTCATTTTGAGTACTAG
- the LOC101253235 gene encoding O-fucosyltransferase 6 isoform X5, whose amino-acid sequence MKKRKHETLFLVILHTLLFRRRKQRIHRFLTLASALFAAILCLTLFFSPPIHQHHLINPISFINGTGFHMSLQQDHIFRVPMGGGSLSGDVWISKQSKFYHGCSDSSNSFPTAEVNTHPNRYLMIATSGGLNQQRTGIVDAVVAAHILNAILVVPKLDQKSYWKDSSNFSEIFDVDWFISRISKDVKIIRDLPRIGDKIITPYTTRVPRKCNAKCYQTRILPILKKKHAVQLTKFDYRLSNRLTTDMQKLRCRVNYHALKFTDPITEMSRKLVERIRMKSRHFVALHLRFEPDMLAFSGCYYGGGDKERKELGKIRKRWKTLHARNPDKEQRNGKCPLTPEEIGLMLRALGFGNDVHIYVASGEIYGGEETLAPLKALFPNFYSKDTIASKEELAPFSSFSSRMAALDFMVCDESDVFVSNNNGNMARMLAGRRRYFDHKPTIRPNAKKLNNLLLHRNNMTWEEFASQIRTSQIGFMGEPMEVKPGRGEFHENPTACICADSEMDSGAATISGMGEASDGQMSQK is encoded by the exons atgAAGAAGAGAAAACATGAGACGTTGTTTCTTGTCATTCTCCATACTCTGCTTttcagaagaagaaaacaacGCATTCATCGCTTCCTTACTCTTGCCTCTGCTTTATTTGCTGCTATTCTCTGCTTAACTCTCTTTTTCTCTCCTCCCATCCACCAACATCACCTTATCAATCCCATCTCG tTCATTAACGGCACGGGGTTTCACATGAGCCTGCAACAAGACCATATCTTTCGTGTTCCG ATGGGTGGAGGAAGTTTAAGCGGAGACGTATGGATTTCCAAGCAATCCAAATTCTATCATGGCTGCAGTGATTCCAGCAATAGTTTTCCAA CGGCAGAGGTGAATACTCATCCCAATAGGTACTTGATGATTGCAACTAGTGGAGGCTTGAATCAACAGAGAACAGGg ATTGTAGATGCAGTTGTTGCAGCTCATATTTTGAATGCCATCCTAGTAGTTCCAAAACTCGACCAGAAATCCTATTGGAAAGATTCAAG TAACTTCTCTGAGATTTTTGATGTCGATTGGTTTATCTCACGAATCTCGAAAGATGTCAAAATTATTAGGGATCTTCCAAGAATCGGAGATAAAATCATAACTCCATATACAACACGTGTTCCAAGGAAGTGCAATGCCAAGTGTTATCAAACTCGCATCCTGcctattttgaagaaaaagcaC GCCGTTCAGCTAACAAAATTTGACTATAGGCTTTCCAATCGATTGACTACAGATATGCAGAAACTGAGATGCAGAGTCAATTATCATGCATTGAAGTTTACTGATCCCATAACTGAAATGAGCAGAAAATTGGTTGAAAGGATAAGAATGAAAAGCAGGCACTTTGTTGCCTTGCACTTGAG GTTTGAACCAGATATGCTTGCATTCTCTGGATGCTATTACGGTGGAGGAGACAAGGAAAGGAAAGAACTAGGTAAAATACGAAAGAGGTGGAAGACATTACAT GCAAGGAACCCCGATAAGGAACAAAGGAATGGAAAATGCCCTCTCACTCCAGAGGAAATTGGCCTTATGCTTAGAGCACTTGGTTTCGGTAATGATGTTCATATTTATGTGGCATCCGGAGAAATTTATGGTGGAGAGGAGACATTGGCTCCTCTCAAGGCTTTATTTCCAAATTTTTATTCCAAAGATACAATTGCCAGCAAGGAGGAATTGGCACCgttctcttccttctcttctCGGATGGCTGCGTTAGATTTCATGGTTTGTGATGAGAGCGATGTTTTTGTATCCAATAACAATGGTAATATGGCAAGAATGCTCGCAGGAAGAAG GAGATATTTTGATCACAAACCAACTATCCGCCCAAATGCGAAGAAGCTTAATAATTTGCTCCTTCATCGAAATAACATGACATGGGAGGAGTTTGCTTCACAAATTCGAACGTCTCAAATAGGTTTCATGGGCGAGCCAATGGAGGTAAAGCCAGGCAGGGGAGAGTTTCATGAAAACCCAACAGCATGCATTTGTGCAGATTCTGAAATGGATAGCGGTGCTGCTACTATTTCAGGTATGGGTGAAGCAAGTGATGGTCAG ATGAGTCAAAAATAG
- the LOC101253235 gene encoding O-fucosyltransferase 6 isoform X6 produces the protein MKKRKHETLFLVILHTLLFRRRKQRIHRFLTLASALFAAILCLTLFFSPPIHQHHLINPISFINGTGFHMSLQQDHIFRVPMGGGSLSGDVWISKQSKFYHGCSDSSNSFPTAEVNTHPNRYLMIATSGGLNQQRTGIVDAVVAAHILNAILVVPKLDQKSYWKDSSNFSEIFDVDWFISRISKDVKIIRDLPRIGDKIITPYTTRVPRKCNAKCYQTRILPILKKKHAVQLTKFDYRLSNRLTTDMQKLRCRVNYHALKFTDPITEMSRKLVERIRMKSRHFVALHLRFEPDMLAFSGCYYGGGDKERKELGKIRKRWKTLHARNPDKEQRNGKCPLTPEEIGLMLRALGFGNDVHIYVASGEIYGGEETLAPLKALFPNFYSKDTIASKEELAPFSSFSSRMAALDFMVCDESDVFVSNNNGNMARMLAGRRRYFDHKPTIRPNAKKLNNLLLHRNNMTWEEFASQIRTSQIGFMGEPMEVWVKQVMVR, from the exons atgAAGAAGAGAAAACATGAGACGTTGTTTCTTGTCATTCTCCATACTCTGCTTttcagaagaagaaaacaacGCATTCATCGCTTCCTTACTCTTGCCTCTGCTTTATTTGCTGCTATTCTCTGCTTAACTCTCTTTTTCTCTCCTCCCATCCACCAACATCACCTTATCAATCCCATCTCG tTCATTAACGGCACGGGGTTTCACATGAGCCTGCAACAAGACCATATCTTTCGTGTTCCG ATGGGTGGAGGAAGTTTAAGCGGAGACGTATGGATTTCCAAGCAATCCAAATTCTATCATGGCTGCAGTGATTCCAGCAATAGTTTTCCAA CGGCAGAGGTGAATACTCATCCCAATAGGTACTTGATGATTGCAACTAGTGGAGGCTTGAATCAACAGAGAACAGGg ATTGTAGATGCAGTTGTTGCAGCTCATATTTTGAATGCCATCCTAGTAGTTCCAAAACTCGACCAGAAATCCTATTGGAAAGATTCAAG TAACTTCTCTGAGATTTTTGATGTCGATTGGTTTATCTCACGAATCTCGAAAGATGTCAAAATTATTAGGGATCTTCCAAGAATCGGAGATAAAATCATAACTCCATATACAACACGTGTTCCAAGGAAGTGCAATGCCAAGTGTTATCAAACTCGCATCCTGcctattttgaagaaaaagcaC GCCGTTCAGCTAACAAAATTTGACTATAGGCTTTCCAATCGATTGACTACAGATATGCAGAAACTGAGATGCAGAGTCAATTATCATGCATTGAAGTTTACTGATCCCATAACTGAAATGAGCAGAAAATTGGTTGAAAGGATAAGAATGAAAAGCAGGCACTTTGTTGCCTTGCACTTGAG GTTTGAACCAGATATGCTTGCATTCTCTGGATGCTATTACGGTGGAGGAGACAAGGAAAGGAAAGAACTAGGTAAAATACGAAAGAGGTGGAAGACATTACAT GCAAGGAACCCCGATAAGGAACAAAGGAATGGAAAATGCCCTCTCACTCCAGAGGAAATTGGCCTTATGCTTAGAGCACTTGGTTTCGGTAATGATGTTCATATTTATGTGGCATCCGGAGAAATTTATGGTGGAGAGGAGACATTGGCTCCTCTCAAGGCTTTATTTCCAAATTTTTATTCCAAAGATACAATTGCCAGCAAGGAGGAATTGGCACCgttctcttccttctcttctCGGATGGCTGCGTTAGATTTCATGGTTTGTGATGAGAGCGATGTTTTTGTATCCAATAACAATGGTAATATGGCAAGAATGCTCGCAGGAAGAAG GAGATATTTTGATCACAAACCAACTATCCGCCCAAATGCGAAGAAGCTTAATAATTTGCTCCTTCATCGAAATAACATGACATGGGAGGAGTTTGCTTCACAAATTCGAACGTCTCAAATAGGTTTCATGGGCGAGCCAATGGAG GTATGGGTGAAGCAAGTGATGGTCAG ATGA
- the LOC101253235 gene encoding O-fucosyltransferase 6 isoform X1, whose product MKKRKHETLFLVILHTLLFRRRKQRIHRFLTLASALFAAILCLTLFFSPPIHQHHLINPISFINGTGFHMSLQQDHIFRVPMGGGSLSGDVWISKQSKFYHGCSDSSNSFPTAEVNTHPNRYLMIATSGGLNQQRTGIVDAVVAAHILNAILVVPKLDQKSYWKDSSNFSEIFDVDWFISRISKDVKIIRDLPRIGDKIITPYTTRVPRKCNAKCYQTRILPILKKKHAVQLTKFDYRLSNRLTTDMQKLRCRVNYHALKFTDPITEMSRKLVERIRMKSRHFVALHLRFEPDMLAFSGCYYGGGDKERKELGKIRKRWKTLHARNPDKEQRNGKCPLTPEEIGLMLRALGFGNDVHIYVASGEIYGGEETLAPLKALFPNFYSKDTIASKEELAPFSSFSSRMAALDFMVCDESDVFVSNNNGNMARMLAGRRRYFDHKPTIRPNAKKLNNLLLHRNNMTWEEFASQIRTSQIGFMGEPMEVKPGRGEFHENPTACICADSEMDSGAATISGMGEASDGQVGEEDQEWSDTEYTENELETQ is encoded by the exons atgAAGAAGAGAAAACATGAGACGTTGTTTCTTGTCATTCTCCATACTCTGCTTttcagaagaagaaaacaacGCATTCATCGCTTCCTTACTCTTGCCTCTGCTTTATTTGCTGCTATTCTCTGCTTAACTCTCTTTTTCTCTCCTCCCATCCACCAACATCACCTTATCAATCCCATCTCG tTCATTAACGGCACGGGGTTTCACATGAGCCTGCAACAAGACCATATCTTTCGTGTTCCG ATGGGTGGAGGAAGTTTAAGCGGAGACGTATGGATTTCCAAGCAATCCAAATTCTATCATGGCTGCAGTGATTCCAGCAATAGTTTTCCAA CGGCAGAGGTGAATACTCATCCCAATAGGTACTTGATGATTGCAACTAGTGGAGGCTTGAATCAACAGAGAACAGGg ATTGTAGATGCAGTTGTTGCAGCTCATATTTTGAATGCCATCCTAGTAGTTCCAAAACTCGACCAGAAATCCTATTGGAAAGATTCAAG TAACTTCTCTGAGATTTTTGATGTCGATTGGTTTATCTCACGAATCTCGAAAGATGTCAAAATTATTAGGGATCTTCCAAGAATCGGAGATAAAATCATAACTCCATATACAACACGTGTTCCAAGGAAGTGCAATGCCAAGTGTTATCAAACTCGCATCCTGcctattttgaagaaaaagcaC GCCGTTCAGCTAACAAAATTTGACTATAGGCTTTCCAATCGATTGACTACAGATATGCAGAAACTGAGATGCAGAGTCAATTATCATGCATTGAAGTTTACTGATCCCATAACTGAAATGAGCAGAAAATTGGTTGAAAGGATAAGAATGAAAAGCAGGCACTTTGTTGCCTTGCACTTGAG GTTTGAACCAGATATGCTTGCATTCTCTGGATGCTATTACGGTGGAGGAGACAAGGAAAGGAAAGAACTAGGTAAAATACGAAAGAGGTGGAAGACATTACAT GCAAGGAACCCCGATAAGGAACAAAGGAATGGAAAATGCCCTCTCACTCCAGAGGAAATTGGCCTTATGCTTAGAGCACTTGGTTTCGGTAATGATGTTCATATTTATGTGGCATCCGGAGAAATTTATGGTGGAGAGGAGACATTGGCTCCTCTCAAGGCTTTATTTCCAAATTTTTATTCCAAAGATACAATTGCCAGCAAGGAGGAATTGGCACCgttctcttccttctcttctCGGATGGCTGCGTTAGATTTCATGGTTTGTGATGAGAGCGATGTTTTTGTATCCAATAACAATGGTAATATGGCAAGAATGCTCGCAGGAAGAAG GAGATATTTTGATCACAAACCAACTATCCGCCCAAATGCGAAGAAGCTTAATAATTTGCTCCTTCATCGAAATAACATGACATGGGAGGAGTTTGCTTCACAAATTCGAACGTCTCAAATAGGTTTCATGGGCGAGCCAATGGAGGTAAAGCCAGGCAGGGGAGAGTTTCATGAAAACCCAACAGCATGCATTTGTGCAGATTCTGAAATGGATAGCGGTGCTGCTACTATTTCAGGTATGGGTGAAGCAAGTGATGGTCAGGTAGGTGAAGAAGATCAAGAATGGTCTGATACAGAATATACAGAGAATGAACTTGAAACTCAATGA
- the LOC101253235 gene encoding O-fucosyltransferase 6 isoform X2, translating into MKKRKHETLFLVILHTLLFRRRKQRIHRFLTLASALFAAILCLTLFFSPPIHQHHLINPISFINGTGFHMSLQQDHIFRVPMGGGSLSGDVWISKQSKFYHGCSDSSNSFPKVNTHPNRYLMIATSGGLNQQRTGIVDAVVAAHILNAILVVPKLDQKSYWKDSSNFSEIFDVDWFISRISKDVKIIRDLPRIGDKIITPYTTRVPRKCNAKCYQTRILPILKKKHAVQLTKFDYRLSNRLTTDMQKLRCRVNYHALKFTDPITEMSRKLVERIRMKSRHFVALHLRFEPDMLAFSGCYYGGGDKERKELGKIRKRWKTLHARNPDKEQRNGKCPLTPEEIGLMLRALGFGNDVHIYVASGEIYGGEETLAPLKALFPNFYSKDTIASKEELAPFSSFSSRMAALDFMVCDESDVFVSNNNGNMARMLAGRRRYFDHKPTIRPNAKKLNNLLLHRNNMTWEEFASQIRTSQIGFMGEPMEVKPGRGEFHENPTACICADSEMDSGAATISGMGEASDGQVGEEDQEWSDTEYTENELETQ; encoded by the exons atgAAGAAGAGAAAACATGAGACGTTGTTTCTTGTCATTCTCCATACTCTGCTTttcagaagaagaaaacaacGCATTCATCGCTTCCTTACTCTTGCCTCTGCTTTATTTGCTGCTATTCTCTGCTTAACTCTCTTTTTCTCTCCTCCCATCCACCAACATCACCTTATCAATCCCATCTCG tTCATTAACGGCACGGGGTTTCACATGAGCCTGCAACAAGACCATATCTTTCGTGTTCCG ATGGGTGGAGGAAGTTTAAGCGGAGACGTATGGATTTCCAAGCAATCCAAATTCTATCATGGCTGCAGTGATTCCAGCAATAGTTTTCCAA AGGTGAATACTCATCCCAATAGGTACTTGATGATTGCAACTAGTGGAGGCTTGAATCAACAGAGAACAGGg ATTGTAGATGCAGTTGTTGCAGCTCATATTTTGAATGCCATCCTAGTAGTTCCAAAACTCGACCAGAAATCCTATTGGAAAGATTCAAG TAACTTCTCTGAGATTTTTGATGTCGATTGGTTTATCTCACGAATCTCGAAAGATGTCAAAATTATTAGGGATCTTCCAAGAATCGGAGATAAAATCATAACTCCATATACAACACGTGTTCCAAGGAAGTGCAATGCCAAGTGTTATCAAACTCGCATCCTGcctattttgaagaaaaagcaC GCCGTTCAGCTAACAAAATTTGACTATAGGCTTTCCAATCGATTGACTACAGATATGCAGAAACTGAGATGCAGAGTCAATTATCATGCATTGAAGTTTACTGATCCCATAACTGAAATGAGCAGAAAATTGGTTGAAAGGATAAGAATGAAAAGCAGGCACTTTGTTGCCTTGCACTTGAG GTTTGAACCAGATATGCTTGCATTCTCTGGATGCTATTACGGTGGAGGAGACAAGGAAAGGAAAGAACTAGGTAAAATACGAAAGAGGTGGAAGACATTACAT GCAAGGAACCCCGATAAGGAACAAAGGAATGGAAAATGCCCTCTCACTCCAGAGGAAATTGGCCTTATGCTTAGAGCACTTGGTTTCGGTAATGATGTTCATATTTATGTGGCATCCGGAGAAATTTATGGTGGAGAGGAGACATTGGCTCCTCTCAAGGCTTTATTTCCAAATTTTTATTCCAAAGATACAATTGCCAGCAAGGAGGAATTGGCACCgttctcttccttctcttctCGGATGGCTGCGTTAGATTTCATGGTTTGTGATGAGAGCGATGTTTTTGTATCCAATAACAATGGTAATATGGCAAGAATGCTCGCAGGAAGAAG GAGATATTTTGATCACAAACCAACTATCCGCCCAAATGCGAAGAAGCTTAATAATTTGCTCCTTCATCGAAATAACATGACATGGGAGGAGTTTGCTTCACAAATTCGAACGTCTCAAATAGGTTTCATGGGCGAGCCAATGGAGGTAAAGCCAGGCAGGGGAGAGTTTCATGAAAACCCAACAGCATGCATTTGTGCAGATTCTGAAATGGATAGCGGTGCTGCTACTATTTCAGGTATGGGTGAAGCAAGTGATGGTCAGGTAGGTGAAGAAGATCAAGAATGGTCTGATACAGAATATACAGAGAATGAACTTGAAACTCAATGA